In the genome of Caloranaerobacter sp. TR13, the window TAAAGGAGGAAGAGAAATGGCAAAGGCAAAATTTGAAAGAACAAAGCCACACGTAAACATAGGAACAATAGGACACGTAGACCATGGTAAAACAACATTAACAGCAGCAATAACAACAGTATTAAACAAAAGATATGGAACAGGAGAAGCAGTAGCATTCGATAACATAGATAAAGCACCAGAAGAAAGAGAAAGAGGAATCACAATATCAACAGCACACGTTGAGTACGAAACACCAAACAGACACTATGCACACGTAGACTGTCCAGGACACGCTGACTACGTAAAGAATATGATCACAGGAGCAGCTCAAATGGACGGAGCGATCCTAGTAGTATCAGCAGCAGATGGTCCAATGCCACAAACAAGAGAGCACATCTTACTATCAAGACAGGTAGGAGTACCAAAGATAGTAGTATTCTTAAACAAAGCAGATATGGTAGATGACGAAGAATTAATAGAATTAGTAGAAATGGAAGTAAGAGAATTATTAAGTGAATATGAATTTGATGGAGACAACACACCAGTAGTAGTAGGATCAGCATTAAGAGCATTAGAAGATCCAGACGGAGAATGGGGAGACAAGATAATAGAATTAATGGAAAAAGTAGACGAAACAATACCAACACCAGAAAGAGATACAGACAAACCATTCTTAATGCCAGTAGAGGACGTATTTAGTATAACAGGACGTGGAACAGTAGCAACAGGAAGAGTAGAAAGAGGAACATTAAAAGTACAAGACCAAGTAGAAATAGTAGGATTAACAGACGAGCCAAGAACAGTAGTAGTAACAGGAGTAGAGATGTTCAGAAAGATGTTAGACGAAGCACAAGCAGGAGATAACATAGGAGCATTATTAAGAGGTGTGCAAAGAGACGAAATCGAAAGAGGTCAAGTATTAGCTAAGCCAGGAACAATCACACCACATACAAAATTCAAAGCAGAAGTATACGTATTAACAAAAGAAGAAGGTGGAAGACATACACCATTCTTCAACGGATACAGACCACAATTCTATTTCAGAACAACAGACGTAACA includes:
- the tuf gene encoding elongation factor Tu gives rise to the protein MAKAKFERTKPHVNIGTIGHVDHGKTTLTAAITTVLNKRYGTGEAVAFDNIDKAPEERERGITISTAHVEYETPNRHYAHVDCPGHADYVKNMITGAAQMDGAILVVSAADGPMPQTREHILLSRQVGVPKIVVFLNKADMVDDEELIELVEMEVRELLSEYEFDGDNTPVVVGSALRALEDPDGEWGDKIIELMEKVDETIPTPERDTDKPFLMPVEDVFSITGRGTVATGRVERGTLKVQDQVEIVGLTDEPRTVVVTGVEMFRKMLDEAQAGDNIGALLRGVQRDEIERGQVLAKPGTITPHTKFKAEVYVLTKEEGGRHTPFFNGYRPQFYFRTTDVTGTINLEEGVEMCMPGDNARFEIELITPIALEEGLRFAIREGGRTVGAGVVTQIIE